From one Lotus japonicus ecotype B-129 chromosome 3, LjGifu_v1.2 genomic stretch:
- the LOC130747680 gene encoding peter Pan-like protein — MRKQKSGGFRRPVVIKNHKQPQQQPTVDPITGKKIPKSFVFSRGKLPAPLKQLQMDLRKLMLPYTALNLKEKKRNNLRDFLNVAGPMGVTHFLILSKTATSPYLKVATTPQGPTLSFKIHEYALAADVVRSQLHPRCPKDLFKNSALIVLSGFVSSDLHLKLTTNMFQNIFPTIDVKTVKLTSCQRIVLLNYNKDTKLIDFRHYSIRLQPVGVSRRLRKLVQSHQVPDLRNLHDVSDFVTKAGYGSESEADEEAATVTLSSDIGRVNRASTKSAVKLQEIGPRMTLQLVRIEKGLCSGEVLFSEYGNPSDKGKGDDEMQDSEDGEDSEGSEDEDQDGEDPEEASLEDDDELD, encoded by the exons ATG AGGAAGCAGAAGAGTGGGGGGTTTAGGAGGCCTGTTGTCATCAAGAACCATAAGCAACCACAGCAGCAGCCAACTGTGGATCCTATCACAGGGAAGAAGATCCctaagagttttgtgttttCACGAGGGAAGTTGCCTGCTCCTCTCAAGCAGCTTCAGATGGACCTCAGAAAGTTGATGCTGCCATATACTGCTCTTAACCTCAAG GAAAAGAAACGGAATAATCTGAGAGACTTTCTGAATGTTGCTGGACCTATGGGCGTCACACATTTCCTCATATTGTCAAAAACTGCTACTTCACCTTACTTGAAAGTCGCAACAACTCCGCAAGGACCTACTCTTTCATTTAAGATACATGAATACGCATTGGCTGCTGACGTTGTTCGATCTCAATTGCATCCTCGATGCCCTAAAGATCTATTTAAAAATTCTGCTTTG ATTGTGCTTTCTGGATTTGTGAGTAGTGATTTACATCTAAAGCTTACAACAAACATGTTTCAGAATATCTTTCCAACAATTGATGTCAAAACT GTTAAACTCACCTCTTGCCAAAGGATAGTGTTGCTTAACTACAACAAAGACACGAAGCTCATTGATTTTCGGCATTATTCCATAAGATTACAACCTGTAGGTGTTTCACGCAGATTAAGAAAACTTGTGCAGAGCCATCAGGTGCCTGATCTAAGGAATCTCCATGACGTGAGTGATTTTGTCACAAA GGCTGGGTATGGATCAGAAAGTGAAGCAGATGAAGAAGCAGCAACAGTGACTTTGTCTAGTGATATTGGTAGAGTTAACCGTGCTTCCACAAAAAGTGCAGTCAAACTTCAAGAGATTGGTCCCAGGATGACTCTTCAACTAGTTAGGATCGAGAAGGGACTGTGTTCCGGTGAAGTCCTCTTCAGCGAATATG GAAATCCTAGTGACAAAGGAAAGGGTGATGATGAGATGCAGGACAGCGAGGATGGAGAAGATTCTGAAGGtagtgaagatgaagatcaagaTGGAGAAGATCCAGAGGAAGCTTCtcttgaagatgatgatgaacttGATTAG
- the LOC130747678 gene encoding lignin-forming anionic peroxidase-like → MGYRISRIISSFVTLTLVLLAGTTSINAQLSSTFYDSACPNALSTIRTVIRTAVSKERRMAASLIRLHFHDCFVQGCDASILLDETSTIQSEKTALPNDNSVRGYGIIDQAKAEVEKLCPQVVSCADIVAVAARDASFAVGGPSWTVKLGRRDSTTASRSLANTELPSFTDDLQTLISRFDNKGLTARDMVTLSGAHTIGQAQCSTFRGRIYNNASDIDAGFGSTRRRGCPSTISVENDKKLAALDLVTPNSFDNNYFKNLIQKKGLLRSDQVLFSGGSTDTIVSEYSKNPTTFKSDFAAAMIKMGDIQPLTGSAGIIRKICSAIN, encoded by the exons ATGGGTTATAGAATTTCAAGAATCATAAGCAGCTTTGTCACACTCACATTGGTGCTGCTAGCAGGCACAACAAGTATTAATGCACAGTTATCTTCCACATTTTATGACAGTGCATGCCCAAATGCGCTCAGCACCATCCGAACGGTGATTCGCACTGCTGTCTCCAAAGAACGCCGTATGGCTGCGTCTCTCATTCGCCTTCATTTTCATGACTGCTTTGTTCAG GGTTGTGATGCATCAATTTTGCTTGATGAAACCTCCACTATCCAGAGCGAAAAAACTGCACTTCCGAATGATAATTCAGTAAGAGGATATGGAATCATTGATCAAGCAAAAGCTGAGGTTGAAAAACTATGCCCCCAAGTTGTGTCTTGTGCAGACATCGTAGCAGTTGCAGCACGCGATGCTTCATTCGCG GTGGGTGGTCCTTCATGGACAGTGAAGCTTGGACGGAGAGACTCTACCACCGCAAGTAGAAGTTTAGCCAACACTGAACTTCCATCATTTACAGACGATCTTCAAACTCTTATATCTCGTTTTGACAACAAAGGACTCACTGCTAGAGACATGGTCACTTTATCTG GCGCACACACAATTGGACAAGCTCAATGCTCTACATTTCGTGGAAGAATATACAACAATGCGAGTGACATTGATGCTGGATTTGGTAGTACTCGCCGACGCGGTTGTCCATCGACAATTAGTGTTGAGAATGATAAGAAGCTCGCAGCACTAGACTTGGTGACACCAAATTCATTTGACAACAACTACTTCAAGAATTTGATTCAGAAGAAGGGTCTTCTCCGGTCAGACCAAGTTCTATTTAGTGGAGGATCTACGGATACTATTGTATCTGAGTATAGCAAAAATCCCACAACGTTCAAGTCTGATTTTGCAGCTGCTATGATCAAGATGGGAGACATTCAACCGTTGACCGGCTCAGCAGGAATCATAAGAAAGATTTGCAGTGCAATTAACTAA
- the LOC130743065 gene encoding uncharacterized protein LOC130743065 isoform X2 codes for MEIMFRLEEHNGCHQNQFFSDYDRKNREHSITMTPCSASSPSPPTLPYMQHPITKLDTLPGIAIKYGVEVADIKKLNGLVTDHQMFALKMLHIPLHARHPPSTYLPDDSSTKGELVEPFQSLRLKSSPAMTRLQSYNVTKLTMKKSTSEIFDKAEYREGAPNSSENGSFYRHSPTSKRHLSHLHKSKSLASGILDEIFERCDIEPVVVEDSNTWNDAKLVSKKDNRNNGRLSSRTGSGLALRQKSGSRIALKSDCESGGLNPRPINMRAVLLMDGECGGGVRRSSSTSSLHIQRSSSSRSSLKPDLQAFSTGGTAKPTFGVLPITSRRNKAALD; via the exons ATGGAAATAATGTTTAGATTGGAAGAGCATAATGGGTGTCATCAAAACCAGTTTTTCTCTGATTATGATAGGAAAAATAGAGAACATAGTATAACAATGACACCATGTTCTGCATCATCACCATCTCCACCAACACTTCCTTATATGCAGCACCCTATAACCAAATTGGACACTCTTCCTGGCATTGCAATCAAATATGGTGTTGAG gtTGCAGATATCAAAAAGCTTAATGGCCTTGTTACAGACCATCAGATGTTTGCTCTTAAGATGCTACACATTCCACTACATGCAAGGCATCCTCCTTCAACTTATTTACCAGATGATTCTAGCACCAAAGG TGAACTGGTTGAACCATTCCAGTCCCTGAGATTGAAGTCCTCCCCAGCCATGACCCGTTTACAAAGTTACAATGTAACCAAACTAACAATGAAGAAATCCACATCTGAAATCTTTGACAAGGCAGAGTACAGAGAAGGAGCTCCTAACTCTTCAGAAAACGGTTCATTCTACCGGCACTCGCCGACTTCCAAACGACACCTGAGCCATCTCCACAAATCCAAGAGTTTGGCTAGTGGAATTTTGGATGAAATTTTCGAAAGATGTGATATTGAACCAGTTGTAGTAGAAGACTCTAATACATGGAATGATGCTAAGTTGGTGTCGAAAAAGGATAATAGAAACAATGGTAGGCTTTCATCAAGAACAGGTAGTGGCTTAGCCCTGAGACAGAAATCTGGTAGCAGAATTGCATTGAAAAGTGATTGTGAATCGGGTGGTTTGAATCCCCGGCCAATTAATATGAGGGCAGTTTTGCTCATGGATGGGGAATGTGGTGGTGGTGTGAGGAGATCATCAAGCACATCATCTTTACATATTCAACGCAGCTCCTCCTCAAGGAGCAGTTTGAAACCAGATTTACAGGCCTTTTCAACTGGAGGTACTGCAAAACCAACCTTTGGTGTCTTGCCTATAACTAGCCGAAGAAATAAAGCTGCACTCGATTAA
- the LOC130747679 gene encoding photosystem II stability/assembly factor HCF136, chloroplastic, producing the protein MATLQFTFTDPTTLWRPSLPSSSRTSHSRNRTSFVVKASFDISRTRRQLLADTAALSLLLPSLPARSDEALAEWERVYLPIDPGVVLLDIAFVPEDPNHGFLLGTRQTLLETKDGGNTWGPRSIPSAEDEDFNYRFNSISFRGKEGWIVGKPNILLYTSDAGESWGRIPLSAQLPGDMVYIKATGDKSAEMVTDEGAIYVTSNRGYNWKAAVQETVSATLNRTVSSGISGASYYTGTFNTVNRSPDGNYVAVSSRGNFYLTWEPGQAYWQPHNRAVARRIQNMGWRADGGLWLLVRGGGLYLSKGTGITEEFEEVPVQSRGFGILDVGYRSTDEAWAAGGSGVLLRTNNGGKSWVRDKAADNIAANLYSVKFIDDKKGFVLGNDGVLLRYLG; encoded by the exons ATGGCGACTCTGCAATTCACCTTCACTGACCCAACCACGTTATGGAGGCCATCTCTCCCTTCTTCTTCTAGAACTTCCCATTCTCGCAACCGCACCAGCTTCGTCGTCAAAGCTTCTTTCGACATTTCCAGAACCAGGAGACAGCTCCTCGCCGACACCGCAGCATTATCTCTGCTACTCCCTTCTCTGCCGGCGAGGTCCGACGAGGCGCTCGCTGAGTGGGAGAGAGTTTACCTCCCTATCGACCCTGGCGTCGTGCTTCTCGACATTGCTTTCGTCCCTGAGGATCCCAACCATG GTTTTCTTCTGGGTACGAGGCAAACCCTTTTGGAGACTAAAGATGGAGGAAACACTTGGGGTCCACGATCTATACCCTCTGCAGAGGATGAAGATTTCAACTACAGGTTTAATTCCATCAGCTTCAGAGGGAAGGAAGGGTGGATAGTGGGGAAACCTAATATTCTGCTCTACACTTCTGATGCTGGAGAAAGTTGGGGAAGGATACCACTCAGTGCTCAACTTCCTGGTGATATG GTGTACATAAAGGCAACTGGGGATAAGAGTGCAGAGATGGTGACTGACGAAGGTGCAATCTATGTTACATCAAATAGAGGCTACAACTGGAAGGCTGCTGTTCAGGAAACGGTGTCAGCTACTCTCAACAG AACAGTTTCTAGTGGCATTAGCGGTGCAAGCTATTACACTGGAACTTTCAATACTGTCAATCGCTCTCCAGATGGAAATTATGTCGCTGTATCAAGTCGTGGTAACTTCTACTTAACCTGGGAGCCTGGTCAG GCATACTGGCAGCCACATAACAGAGCAGTTGCCAGAAGAATTCAGAACATGGGATGGAGAGCTGATGGTGGTCTGTGGCTTCTTGTTCGCGGAGGTGGTCTTTATCTAAGCAAAGGCACAGGG ATAACTGAAGAATTTGAGGAGGTGCCTGTTCAAAGCCGGGGCTTTGGCATTCTTGATGTGGGGTATCGTTCAACG GACGAGGCTTGGGCAGCAGGAGGAAGTGGTGTTCTGTTGAGAACTAATAATGGTGGCAAGTCATGGGTTCGTGACAAAGCTGctgacaacattgctgcaaattTATACTCTGTGAA GTTCATTGATGACAAGAAGGGATTTGTATTGGGGAATGATGGAGTCTTGCTTCGCTACCTTGGATAG
- the LOC130743065 gene encoding uncharacterized protein LOC130743065 isoform X1: MEIMFRLEEHNGCHQNQFFSDYDRKNREHSITMTPCSASSPSPPTLPYMQHPITKLDTLPGIAIKYGVEVADIKKLNGLVTDHQMFALKMLHIPLHARHPPSTYLPDDSSTKGHCNPDNYACSELVEPFQSLRLKSSPAMTRLQSYNVTKLTMKKSTSEIFDKAEYREGAPNSSENGSFYRHSPTSKRHLSHLHKSKSLASGILDEIFERCDIEPVVVEDSNTWNDAKLVSKKDNRNNGRLSSRTGSGLALRQKSGSRIALKSDCESGGLNPRPINMRAVLLMDGECGGGVRRSSSTSSLHIQRSSSSRSSLKPDLQAFSTGGTAKPTFGVLPITSRRNKAALD; the protein is encoded by the exons ATGGAAATAATGTTTAGATTGGAAGAGCATAATGGGTGTCATCAAAACCAGTTTTTCTCTGATTATGATAGGAAAAATAGAGAACATAGTATAACAATGACACCATGTTCTGCATCATCACCATCTCCACCAACACTTCCTTATATGCAGCACCCTATAACCAAATTGGACACTCTTCCTGGCATTGCAATCAAATATGGTGTTGAG gtTGCAGATATCAAAAAGCTTAATGGCCTTGTTACAGACCATCAGATGTTTGCTCTTAAGATGCTACACATTCCACTACATGCAAGGCATCCTCCTTCAACTTATTTACCAGATGATTCTAGCACCAAAGG ACATTGTAACCCTGATAACTATGCATGCAGTGAACTGGTTGAACCATTCCAGTCCCTGAGATTGAAGTCCTCCCCAGCCATGACCCGTTTACAAAGTTACAATGTAACCAAACTAACAATGAAGAAATCCACATCTGAAATCTTTGACAAGGCAGAGTACAGAGAAGGAGCTCCTAACTCTTCAGAAAACGGTTCATTCTACCGGCACTCGCCGACTTCCAAACGACACCTGAGCCATCTCCACAAATCCAAGAGTTTGGCTAGTGGAATTTTGGATGAAATTTTCGAAAGATGTGATATTGAACCAGTTGTAGTAGAAGACTCTAATACATGGAATGATGCTAAGTTGGTGTCGAAAAAGGATAATAGAAACAATGGTAGGCTTTCATCAAGAACAGGTAGTGGCTTAGCCCTGAGACAGAAATCTGGTAGCAGAATTGCATTGAAAAGTGATTGTGAATCGGGTGGTTTGAATCCCCGGCCAATTAATATGAGGGCAGTTTTGCTCATGGATGGGGAATGTGGTGGTGGTGTGAGGAGATCATCAAGCACATCATCTTTACATATTCAACGCAGCTCCTCCTCAAGGAGCAGTTTGAAACCAGATTTACAGGCCTTTTCAACTGGAGGTACTGCAAAACCAACCTTTGGTGTCTTGCCTATAACTAGCCGAAGAAATAAAGCTGCACTCGATTAA